The following coding sequences are from one Luteolibacter yonseiensis window:
- a CDS encoding phosphoglycerate kinase, with the protein MAKLSIRDLDVSSKEVLMRADFNVPLKDGVITDDTRIQGAIPSIRHLISGGAKLVLCSHLGRPTGGFEAKFSLAPVAAALSAILGQEVKLAPDSIGEETAALRAALQPGEVLLLENTRFYPEEEANDSGYAEKLAGSAEIFVNDAFGTAHRAHASTEGVTHFVKQSASGFLLDRELEYLDGKLQNPERPFLVIMGGAKVSDKIQVITALMEKADAFLIGGAMANTFRKAQGYKTGNSRVEGDKLDLALDILAKAEAKGVKFLLPADTRVTQEFKEGAETQVTGVYGQGGETPDGWEGIDIGDVAIAEFSEEVAKAKTIIWNGPMGVFELDSFAKGTKAIAEAMAANEGTTIVGGGDSVTAVNKFGLDDRMTFISTGGGASLELLEGKTLPGVAALSEA; encoded by the coding sequence CGATCTCGATGTTTCTTCCAAAGAAGTCCTCATGCGTGCTGACTTCAACGTCCCGCTCAAGGATGGCGTCATCACCGATGACACCCGGATCCAAGGGGCGATCCCTTCCATCCGCCATCTGATTTCGGGCGGTGCCAAGCTCGTGCTTTGCTCCCACCTCGGTCGTCCCACCGGCGGCTTCGAGGCGAAGTTCTCCCTTGCTCCCGTGGCAGCCGCACTTTCCGCCATCCTCGGCCAAGAGGTGAAACTCGCTCCGGACAGCATCGGTGAGGAAACGGCCGCCCTCCGCGCCGCCCTCCAACCGGGCGAGGTCCTGTTGCTTGAGAACACCCGTTTTTATCCCGAAGAAGAGGCCAACGACTCCGGCTACGCCGAGAAACTCGCCGGCTCGGCTGAAATTTTCGTCAACGACGCGTTCGGCACCGCTCACCGCGCGCACGCCTCCACGGAAGGTGTCACCCATTTCGTGAAGCAAAGCGCTTCCGGATTCCTTCTCGACCGCGAGCTGGAATACCTCGACGGCAAGCTCCAGAACCCCGAGCGGCCCTTCCTCGTCATCATGGGCGGCGCCAAGGTTTCGGACAAGATCCAGGTCATCACCGCGCTCATGGAGAAAGCCGACGCCTTCCTCATCGGCGGCGCGATGGCAAACACCTTCCGCAAGGCGCAGGGCTACAAGACCGGCAACAGCCGCGTGGAAGGCGACAAGCTCGACCTCGCTCTCGACATTCTCGCCAAGGCCGAGGCCAAGGGCGTGAAGTTCCTGCTTCCTGCCGACACCCGCGTGACCCAGGAGTTCAAGGAAGGTGCTGAGACCCAGGTCACCGGCGTTTACGGCCAAGGGGGCGAAACTCCCGATGGCTGGGAAGGCATCGACATCGGTGATGTCGCGATCGCCGAATTCTCCGAAGAAGTCGCCAAGGCGAAAACCATCATCTGGAACGGCCCGATGGGCGTGTTCGAACTCGACAGCTTCGCCAAGGGCACCAAGGCCATCGCCGAAGCCATGGCGGCGAACGAAGGCACCACCATCGTCGGTGGCGGTGACTCCGTCACGGCCGTCAACAAGTTCGGTCTCGATGACCGGATGACCTTCATTTCCACCGGTGGTGGCGCATCCCTCGAGCTCCTCGAAGGAAAGACCCTCCCTGGTGTGGCCGCTCTCAGCGAAGCCTGA